CTGGTGACAGATGCTCTACCTCAATGCTCTCGGTGTGCTCACGTAGCTGTTTGGCTTTGAGGATTCCACCAAAGCGGCAGACCTTACCTGAAGAAATTCCAATTAAGTAAGATAAGCTGAGGGTGGCTAGCGGAGCGACAGAGCATGGCGCAGGACGCGCTCAGGGCTAATATGGGTTCTCATCTACCAGCAGCGATGTGAAGGATTCTAGGCGCTTTTGCCTTGGGCTTGCTGCTCCAATCGGCGGCGCTCACGGTTGGTGATGGAGGTAATGACCTCGTCCACGTGCATACGGCCTACGGGGCCGGAGGCGTAGAGGGTGCCGAAGAGCGTGCCGCCTCGCAGGACAAGGAACTCCATGGGCTGGGGGTAGTGGCCGTGGTGGTCGTCGGCCCACCAGGGGTCGAAATCGACAAGCTGGTCAGGCCTGACGCCGTAAGCGATGGGGAAGGTGAGGCCGTTGTCGCGGGCCATGGCCTCGGTGGAGGCCTTGTCATCCACTGTAGCAGCGACGACCTGCGCACCCAGGGCCTCCAGGTCTTTAAGCTTGGACTGGTAGGCGACTAACTGCCGCCGGCAGTAGCTTCACCAGTTGCCTCGGTAGAAGAGAAGGACGAGGTAGCGGCCTGTCATGTCGTCGGGGAGGGTGACGGCGCGGCCGTCGGTGAGGCTGAGGGAGAGGCGGGGCAGCTTGTCGCCCTGGGCGAGTTTTTGGGGCATGGGCCACCTCTTGTGGGGTGGGTAAGGGGAGGATACAGGGATAGGATGGGAGAGGGCAAGTAGATTAAGGAATTTCCTATTTCCGTCTTAGCCTTGCCTTGGCAATCTCATGGTCATGGGCTAACTCTAGAAGCCTTTTACCTACGCCAGGAATACTTAAGTCAACATACCTGCAGCCGATTTCTTGAATAGACCAATAGCAGTCCCACAGACATTCAACCGCAAATGTGGTTGGAAAATCCTGATCTGAAGCAGCAAGGACTTTGGCAGCACGCCAGCGAGTCAACGAGTATGGAGTCTCAATAAAGCTAGTTATGGCCTCTGGATAGGGCGCACCTTTCGGTAGACGCGCTAACGATTCCAGGATAGAGCCCTCTCGATACATCTGATGCTTTGGGTCAGAGTGCGCTATGCTCAAAGCTACACGGAGCATGGGCACATCTTTTAA
The sequence above is a segment of the SAR202 cluster bacterium genome. Coding sequences within it:
- a CDS encoding peroxiredoxin family protein, coding for MEALGAQVVAATVDDKASTEAMARDNGLTFPIAYGVRPDQLVDFDPWWADDHHGHYPQPMEFLVLRGGTLFGTLYASGPVGRMHVDEVITSITNRERRRLEQQAQGKSA
- a CDS encoding redoxin domain-containing protein: MPQKLAQGDKLPRLSLSLTDGRAVTLPDDMTGRYLVLLFYRGNW